The genomic segment GTGACGAGATCCGCCACGACGACGACCATCCTTCATCCCCCCGCTCGCCGCGCCGCCGGTTATGGGCGGATTGCGCCGGCCTCACTCAAGAGGGGGATAGTGCAAAGGGCGGAGTGCCATGACGTTGCCGATGGGCCGCGGCGCGGGCCGACCGCGCAAGTGGCGTCGCAGCAGCGAATTGTGAAGTGGCAGATGGGTTGCGGAAGTTGATCGGCCTTGGCGCGGTTACGCAGGGGTGTTGCGTTCATTCAACGCGAATGTTGGACGGTTGCAACGACCGAATATGTCGTGTCGACAAAGGTCAACGAGCGCGATCAATTCGATTCGCGGACGCACAGGCAGCTCGCGCCGATCTTCGTGTCGGCCCGTGCCCATGCCTTCGCCAGTCGCGCCTCGATCCTGGATGCTTCGTCCGTTGCTCCGCGGGAACGAAGACATTTGCCGAGACCGAACAGCGACCAGCCGTTTTCCGGCCAGTGCTCCAGATCCTCGCGATAAACCTTCTCCGCTTCGTCGTGGCGCCCGGCGCTCACCAGCACCGCGCCAAGCGTATGCCGCACCGGCTGAATCCAATCCGGCGGCTCGGTGTAGAGCAGCGTATCTTCAATCGTCACCGCCTCGCGCAACTCGCGAACGGCCGCATCGATTTCGCCGCGCGCGAAGGCGATCTCGCCGGCCAGCACGTGATCGGCGATCTTCATGATCGTTACGCCTTTGTTCGCGCCCATCAGCGCATCGGGCGGCACGCGCTTCGCCGCGGCGCGAAAGGCGGACTGCTCGACGGCGGCCGGGCCAAGCTGATGTTTGGCCGCATAGGCCACGCCGCGCGAGAAGTGCCACATCGCCTTGCTGATCGGCAGCCCGGCTGGCGGCGGCGGCTCGCGGAGAATGTCATCCCACAGGCCGAACCGTTTGAGCGCGTCGATCGCCGCGCCCATGTACGGATCGGCGAACTGCGGCATGTCGCGAATGAAGCCCGGCGGAATCCTGGCCAGCATCTCGCGGGCCGCGCTGACGGCTCGCTCACGCCGACCTTCCATCATGCACGCGAACATCAGGAAATGCGCGTTGTGTGCCATGTAACCGGCATACAGTCCCTGCGTCGGCATGATCGCGCGATAGGTCGTGTCCGCCACGATCGCCCGCTCGTTCTGATCCGCCGCCTTCGTCCAGTTGCCGACCTGCACGTCAATGTGTGACGGCATGTGCTGCAAGTGACCTGATTGCGGCACCCGGTCGCGAAGCCGATCCGCCGCGGCGACGGCCTTTTCCGGCGTCGGCGACCCCTCCAGCGCGTGGATGTACAAATGCAGCGCCCCGGGGTGATTCGGCGAAATCGCCAGCACCGCGTCGAGCACCTCAATGATCTCCGTCACGCGGCCTTTCGGCGAGCCGTCCTTGTTCCAAAGATCCCACGGCTGCAAATCCATCAACGCTTCGGCGTACAGCGAGCCGACATCGACGTCGTTCGGATACGCCTGCCAGACTCTCTGCATGGCCGCGGCGTAGGCTTCGTCGAGCGGCTTGCGGTCGGCCGGTTGCGGATCGGCGTAGCGCGTGGCGACCGCGTCGATCAGCGCGCGCTCGACGAGGCTGGCCTTGTCGCGCAGCGCCTGGGCGCGCTTCACCGCTTCGACGGCGGTTTTCTCGCGCTGCGGCGTGACGATCATGTTGTTGATGTGCGGGCCGTTGCAGAGCGCGACGCCCCAGTGCGCCATGGCGCAGTCCGGGTCGAGGCGAGCGGCCGTTTTGAACGAGCGAATCGCTTCGTCGTGGTTGAAGGCGTAGGCCCAGGTGAGGCCCTGGTTGAAGTATCGCTGCGCGCTGGGCGAGGTCGTCGTGACGGGTCGCTCGTGATCACCCATTCCGTCGAACAGCACGGCGATGTCTTCGCGCGGCGGCTGCGCGGCGGGCTGGATGCAGCCGGGGAGGAGGGTGAACAAGGTTAACGTCGCGACCAATATGACGCGGGTCATGACAATTTCTCCTTCGAATCGAATGCGCCCGCGTCATTGTATCCCTCATGCGATGCGTGCGAAACCAGTCCGCGGTTCGCGTGTAGCCGAATCCTTCGGATCACCGATATACTGCCGCGTTTCAGCGCCGCGACCATCCGGAAGCGCCGAGGAACGAAACCTCGTGAGGCGAGAAGCGGTCGAGTCACGCAGCCCAGGGAATTGCAATGCCCAAAGACACAGCCAAAATGGAAAAGATCGTCGCCCTCTGCAAGCGGCGCGGGTTTATTTTTCAATCCTCCGAAATCTACGGCGGCATCAACGGCTTCTGGGATTACGGCCCCCTTGGCGTCGAGTTGAAACGAAACATCAAGGACGCCTGGTGGAACGACATGGTCCAGCACCCACCCGTCGGCCCCGACGGCCGCGAGATCAGCATGGTCGGCGTCGACTGCTCGATCATCATGAACCCGAAGGTGTGGGAAGCCAGCGGCCACGCGACGGGGTTCGCGGATCCGATGATTGATTGCAAGACCGAAGGGTGCAAGGGGCGTTTTCGGGCCGATCAAATCAGCGAATCGCAATGCCCGCTCAAACCAAGCAAATGTCCGGGAAAGCACG from the Planctomycetia bacterium genome contains:
- a CDS encoding tetratricopeptide repeat protein, which translates into the protein MTRVILVATLTLFTLLPGCIQPAAQPPREDIAVLFDGMGDHERPVTTTSPSAQRYFNQGLTWAYAFNHDEAIRSFKTAARLDPDCAMAHWGVALCNGPHINNMIVTPQREKTAVEAVKRAQALRDKASLVERALIDAVATRYADPQPADRKPLDEAYAAAMQRVWQAYPNDVDVGSLYAEALMDLQPWDLWNKDGSPKGRVTEIIEVLDAVLAISPNHPGALHLYIHALEGSPTPEKAVAAADRLRDRVPQSGHLQHMPSHIDVQVGNWTKAADQNERAIVADTTYRAIMPTQGLYAGYMAHNAHFLMFACMMEGRRERAVSAAREMLARIPPGFIRDMPQFADPYMGAAIDALKRFGLWDDILREPPPPAGLPISKAMWHFSRGVAYAAKHQLGPAAVEQSAFRAAAKRVPPDALMGANKGVTIMKIADHVLAGEIAFARGEIDAAVRELREAVTIEDTLLYTEPPDWIQPVRHTLGAVLVSAGRHDEAEKVYREDLEHWPENGWSLFGLGKCLRSRGATDEASRIEARLAKAWARADTKIGASCLCVRESN